Genomic segment of Fischerella sp. PCC 9605:
CAGGACTTCTTTCTGCTAACTTCCACCGTTCCTTGGATGGCGTTCATAATGTGAATTACGGGCAATGGCGCAGTTTTGATGATTTTGAAGAACTGCTCGAAGACCCAAAATACAAACCCTTGAATGAGTATTGGCAGGGTTTGGCTGAAAACGAGTTTCATCTATATGAAGTCGTGTACACCCAACCTGATGATTAATACTAATTAAGGTTGCAGCGGAGAAAATCTATGAAAGTAGGTTCAGCATACACAAGATTGCTGGTAAATGACTGGAAGGCTTGCTTTTTGTTTTACAAAGATGTCATGGAGTTTGACGTTGCTGTAGAAGATGAAGCAGACGGATACGCTGAGTTTAAAGCCGGAGATATGAGGCTAAGTATATTCCGGCGGCAGGAAATGGCACAGTTGATTCATAACGCTGACAAACCACCCCAGGCTGAATGTCAAGACACTGTAGCATTGATTTTTACAGTTCATGATGTGGAAGAGGAATACCAGCGATTAAGACACAAAGGTGTGACATTTACCGCAGCACCCATGAATAATCCCTACTTCGGAATTAAAACGGCTTATCTTCGAGATCCAAGCGGAACTCTGATCGGTTTGTATCAGTTTTTAACGTGAGTTAATGCCTAATGGCTAATGGTTAATCGCAATTAACAATTAACAATTAACTATCAGTAATTTAATCAGGAAGTTCACCGAATCAATATGGCTAAACCTGCGATCTTGACGGTTGACGATGACCCGGAAGTTTTGCAAGCGGTGGCGCGGGATCTGCGGCAGGAATATGGAGAGAACTACCGCATATTGCGTGCTGACTCTGGTACTAGCGCCTTGGAAGCACTGGAACAACTCAAACTCCGCAACCAGTCAGTGGCACTGTTTTTGGTAGATCAACGAATGCCGCAAATGTCTGGTGTCGAGTTCTTAGAACAGGCGATCGCCATCTTTCCAGACGCAAAACGCGCTTTACTCACTGCCTATGCAGACACTGATGCAGCCATCCGCGCCATCAACACCACAAAAATCGATTACTATTTGATGAAGCCGTGGAACCCGCCCGAAGAACGTTTATATCCAGTATTGAACGATTTGCTTGATGACTGGCAAGCAATATTTCACCCACCCTTTGAAGGTATCCGCGTCATAGGTAATCGTTGGTCGCCTCATTCCCATCAAGTGAAAGATTTCCTAGCACGAAATCAAGTGCCCTATGAGTGGATGGATATTGAATTATCAAAGGAAGCCGAACAGCTAGCGAAATACGCTGAGTGTGATAAATTACGCTTGCCTTTAGTGATTTTCCCTGATGGTTCCAAACTGATGCAGCCCACAAATTTAGAAATTGCTGAGAAAATTGGGTTGCGAACCCAGGCACAACAACCGTTTTATGATTTGGCGATCGTTGGTGGCGGCCCTGCTGGTCTAGCAGCTGCGGTTTATGGTGCGTCCGAAGGGTTACGCACGGTGATGATTGAACGCGAAGCCCCAGGTGGACAAGCGGGAACAAGTTCGCGTATTGAAAACTATTTAGGTTTTCCTGTCGGCTTAAGCGGAGGTGACTTGGCGCGTCGTGCTGTTACCCAAGCCAGGCGCTTTGGTGTAGAAATTCTTACACCCCAAGAAGCCAAGGGCATTCGCATAGCAGACCCGTATCGTTTTTTGCAGTTATCAGACGGTAGTGAAATTAGTTGCCATGCGATGATTTTAGCGCTAGGTGTGGCATGGCGACGGTTAGATGTGCCGGGAATTGACCGCTTGACTGGTGCGGGCATTTACTATGGTGCAGCGCAGTCGGAAGCAATGAGTTGCAAAGATGAAGAGGTTTACATCGTAGGTGGGGCAAATTCAGCCGGACAAGCAGCGATGTATTTTTCTAGGTATGCCCGCCATGTCACAATGTTGGTGCGCGGTAAATCTTTGGGTATAAGTATGTCGCAGTACCTAATTGACCAAATCGCCGATACACCCAATATCACTGTCAAAACACAAACAAGCGTGATTGAAGCAAAAGGTGAGACATGTTTAGAAGCAATTACTATTCAGAATAATCTCACTGGTGAAACACAAACACTTCCCGCCACTTCACTATTTATCTTTATTGGCGCTGCACCGCGTACCGAATGGTTAGATGGCCTGGTGGAACGAGACGAGCGCGGTTTTATTTTAACCGGGCCAGATTTGCTGCGCGACAAACAGCGCATTCAAGGATGGACTCTGGAACGCGATCCCTATTTGCTTGAAACAAATATCCCCGGTATATTTGCCGTTGGTGATGTGCGTCATGGTTCGGTGAAGCGCGTTGCTTCTGGAGTCGGTGAGGGTTCAATCTGCGTTCAGTTCGTGCATCAATATTTAGCCAAGGTGTTGTAACGGGCAATATCACCCACTTACAAAGAAGTAGGTTGAAAGCCCCTTGCCTTTAGGCAGGGGTTATATCTGATTAAATTATAAATAACAACAACAACAACAGCGTAGCTGATATGAAGTTTTATCACTACGCTGTTTTCATATCTATACAAAATAATCTTTTACATCTATAATGTAAACAACGATATTGAGAGTAAGTGAGGATGAAAGTCCAAAAAGGTATCCTCCCAGACAATGACCGTCCAGTTTGGGTGGTGCTGGATGACAATTATTTACCTATTGAGCCAATCCAGAAATACCTGCATTACTTGGACAGCGTAGGGCGTTCTCCAAATACGATTCAGACTTACGCACACAACCTCAAACTATTCTGGGAGTTTCTACAGGATTCAAAGTTAGACTGGCTTGAAATTAATTTAGAGCAGTTATCAAACTTTATTCACTGGTTGAGAAGCCCTAATCCTGGTGTTTTATCTATTGAGTCACAGGTTTCTAAACGCTCCGAGAAGACCATTAATCACTGTCTGACAACTGTTTGTGGGTTCTATGAGTTTCATGAACGTATAGGAACAACTGAAGGGGTAGATGCCTATCGTTATCAATTACAGCCAGGGCGCAAATATAAACCTTTCTTACATCACATTAGCAAAGGTAAAGAAGTTAAAACTCGACTATTAAAGATAAAAGAACCAAAGACCTTTCCTGGCTGTTTAACACCTGAACAAGTTAACACTTTAGTTGAAGCTTGTAATACATTACGTGACAAGTTCTTAATTAGGTTGCTATATGAAACAGGGCTACGAATAGGTGAGGCATTAGGGCTAAGACATGAAGATATGGTAACTGGTAAAACCAATGAAATTCATGTCGTACCGAGATTAGATAACGTTAACTATGTGAGAGCTAAGTCTGGAGTAGAGCGAACAGTTCATGTTAGCAAGGAACTGATGCAATGGTACTCAGCTTATTTAATTGATGACTATCCAGAAGATGTTGATTGTGACTTTGTTTTTGTAGTTATAAAAGCCCCAGGGAAGGGAGAAATCGGCAAGCCTTTGACATACAAAACTGTTGATAGTTTGTTTAGAAGACTATCTCGCAAAACCGGAATTAAAGTAAACCCTCATTTATTAAGGCATACTCATGCAACAGAATTAATTAGAGCAGGATGGGATATGGCACACGTTCAAAAACGTTTGGGTCATGCTGATATTCAAACGACAATTAATAATTATGTTCACTTAACAAATGATGACTTAGGAAAAGAGTATCGACGATATCTGCAAAGTCAAAACAAGGAACAAGAGTAAATGCAAAAGCAAAATTTAACTAATCAAATACAAGACTTTGAGAGGCATAAATTACAAATTATAGAGGAAGAATCATTAGATGAGATTGCTTGTCCTCACTGTCAAAGCACTAATTTTAGAAAAAACGGTACTGATAAAAGGAAAACAACAAGAGTACAAAGATACAAGTGTAAATCGTGTAATTATGACTTTACTATTTCAGGCATAGCGCAAAGAAAAAAATATCAACAAAATTCTATTAGTGCTGAAGAATTGGGAATATCGCTTAAGCATCATTATCGTTCCAAAA
This window contains:
- a CDS encoding VOC family protein, with amino-acid sequence MKVGSAYTRLLVNDWKACFLFYKDVMEFDVAVEDEADGYAEFKAGDMRLSIFRRQEMAQLIHNADKPPQAECQDTVALIFTVHDVEEEYQRLRHKGVTFTAAPMNNPYFGIKTAYLRDPSGTLIGLYQFLT
- a CDS encoding response regulator codes for the protein MAKPAILTVDDDPEVLQAVARDLRQEYGENYRILRADSGTSALEALEQLKLRNQSVALFLVDQRMPQMSGVEFLEQAIAIFPDAKRALLTAYADTDAAIRAINTTKIDYYLMKPWNPPEERLYPVLNDLLDDWQAIFHPPFEGIRVIGNRWSPHSHQVKDFLARNQVPYEWMDIELSKEAEQLAKYAECDKLRLPLVIFPDGSKLMQPTNLEIAEKIGLRTQAQQPFYDLAIVGGGPAGLAAAVYGASEGLRTVMIEREAPGGQAGTSSRIENYLGFPVGLSGGDLARRAVTQARRFGVEILTPQEAKGIRIADPYRFLQLSDGSEISCHAMILALGVAWRRLDVPGIDRLTGAGIYYGAAQSEAMSCKDEEVYIVGGANSAGQAAMYFSRYARHVTMLVRGKSLGISMSQYLIDQIADTPNITVKTQTSVIEAKGETCLEAITIQNNLTGETQTLPATSLFIFIGAAPRTEWLDGLVERDERGFILTGPDLLRDKQRIQGWTLERDPYLLETNIPGIFAVGDVRHGSVKRVASGVGEGSICVQFVHQYLAKVL
- a CDS encoding tyrosine-type recombinase/integrase, which gives rise to MKVQKGILPDNDRPVWVVLDDNYLPIEPIQKYLHYLDSVGRSPNTIQTYAHNLKLFWEFLQDSKLDWLEINLEQLSNFIHWLRSPNPGVLSIESQVSKRSEKTINHCLTTVCGFYEFHERIGTTEGVDAYRYQLQPGRKYKPFLHHISKGKEVKTRLLKIKEPKTFPGCLTPEQVNTLVEACNTLRDKFLIRLLYETGLRIGEALGLRHEDMVTGKTNEIHVVPRLDNVNYVRAKSGVERTVHVSKELMQWYSAYLIDDYPEDVDCDFVFVVIKAPGKGEIGKPLTYKTVDSLFRRLSRKTGIKVNPHLLRHTHATELIRAGWDMAHVQKRLGHADIQTTINNYVHLTNDDLGKEYRRYLQSQNKEQE